Proteins encoded by one window of Juglans regia cultivar Chandler chromosome 15, Walnut 2.0, whole genome shotgun sequence:
- the LOC109000962 gene encoding class V chitinase-like — protein sequence MASKTFAYVLSVVLFLFLLQLHSSAGQTVVKGVYWFPGGGFPVSGIDSTLFTHIFCAFADLNATTYQVTISSSNSAQFSTFTQTVQQKNPSVKTLLSIGGGSSSPSTFASMASQASTRKSFIDSSIQLARSYKFHGLDLDWEYPSTPNEMNNLGLLLNEWRAAVTKEASSTRNTTLLLAAAFFYSSNYYTLDYPFQAISNSLDWVNVMAYDFYGPSWQGSMNMTGPPAALYNPTSQVSGDAGIKAWIQAGVPAKKLAIGLPFYGYAWRLLNASKTGIFAPANGPAISSDGSQTYSQIRDLITQSGYIKVYNSTFVTNYCYKGLTWIGYDDTESIFTKVTYAKAKGLLGYFAWSVGADKNFTLAKNASSTWG from the coding sequence ATGGCTTCAAAAACCTTTGCATATGTACTTTCCGTcgtccttttcctttttcttctccaaCTCCACTCCTCTGCTGGACAGACCGTCGTGAAAGGCGTGTACTGGTTTCCAGGCGGTGGATTCCCGGTGTCCGGCATAGATTCCACCCTTTTCACTCATATCTTTTGTGCCTTTGCCGATCTCAACGCCACCACCTACCAAGTTACCATTTCTTCCTCGAACTCTGCCCAGTTCTCGACCTTCACCCAGACCGTGCAGCAAAAAAACCCTTCAGTTAAAACCCTTCTGTCCATCGGTGGAGGAAGCTCCAGTCCTTCCACCTTCGCTTCCATGGCTAGCCAAGCCAGCACCCGTAAATCATTCATAGATTCCTCCATACAGCTAGCCAGGAGTTACAAATTCCATGGTCTTGACCTCGATTGGGAATACCCGTCCACGCCCAACGAAATGAACAACCTTGGCTTACTCCTGAATGAATGGCGAGCAGCCGTGACCAAAGAGGCCAGCAGCACCCGCAACACAACGTTGCTCCTAGCCGCAGCATTCTTTTATTCGTCAAACTATTACACGCTGGATTATCCCTTTCAGGCCATTTCAAACAGCTTGGATTGGGTCAATGTAATGGCATATGATTTCTACGGGCCCAGTTGGCAAGGCAGCATGAATATGACCGGACCGCCTGCTGCATTGTACAATCCAACAAGCCAAGTTAGCGGGGACGCTGGCATCAAAGCTTGGATTCAGGCAGGTGTGCCAGCCAAAAAACTAGCCATCGGCCTTCCATTTTATGGCTATGCATGGCGTCTGCTTAATGCTAGTAAAACTGGAATATTTGCACCCGCAAACGGACCGGCTATATCCTCAGATGGATCCCAAACTTATAGCCAAATCAGGGATCTCATTACTCAGAGTGGATACATAAAAGTATACAATTCTACTTTTGTGACGAACTACTGCTATAAGGGGTTGACATGGATTGGATATGATGATACAGAGAGTATCTTTACCAAAGTTACATATGCCAAGGCAAAGGGATTGCTCGGTTACTTTGCATGGAGTGTTGGCGCCGACAAAAACTTCACTCTTGCTAAAAATG